In Carya illinoinensis cultivar Pawnee chromosome 7, C.illinoinensisPawnee_v1, whole genome shotgun sequence, the following are encoded in one genomic region:
- the LOC122314690 gene encoding uncharacterized protein LOC122314690 isoform X1 has translation MEREKNREAETPPDASTKPESNMKEQVNKNKSGTSAEASMKPDSIKKEGEAPAEAYTGPESSRKKTPKSLKAKSKITKESLDSNFLNSRKDKGGRQARWRQRKKNKGILKGNTESSNNGEDLKLKSREEGKEKNIIDEEHKNKSNQPKRNQKPIIELGKHKQRKRNEGKHGSADSRIMSQKNEETHDGPKKGQHDEKKEKIGGMIFMCNAKTKPDCFRYRVMGVTISKKDVVMGVKPGLKIFLYDFDLKLLYGIYTASSSGGMRLEPRAFGGAFPVQVRFSIEKDCFPLPESVFKQAIKENYDEKNKFKTELTVKQARKLKELFRPAEVHSTALPVSTPLVAKEVWPHAHKVALASDPYTHGDSSSYHSLPHERDHQHIAYRGTTTIPRVEIPREFYPTEKEYRSHGLRGDRRKLNPPPHVTPPIETYQMDYERVHLLRQPDHLYMEAVPAQRETVRADPLYINEKEYQAYGLGTRREMPTSVPVATAATALSFYKEDPYHAYHYGTSSVEPYLPPLRREEAPSASYSIGGTHPLETAHLHATENDRVGSLYSAYDAAALQPSNQTQHYEAAQPEAAPGPVSSRYSFAGLSYSYR, from the exons ATGGAACGGGAAAAGAATAGGGAAGCAGAGACTCCTCCAGATGCGTCTACTAAACCAGAGTCTAACATGAAGGAACaagtaaacaaaaataaatcagGCACTTCTGCTGAGGCATCTATGAAACCAGATTCTATCAAGAAGGAAGGAGAAGCTCCTGCAGAGGCATATACTGGACCAGAGTCATCAAGAAAGAAAACCCCAAAATCAttaaaggccaaatctaaaatTACAAAGGAGTCTCTTGATAGTAACTTCTTGAACTCCAGAAAAGATAAAGGTGGTCGACAGGCTCGGTGGagacaaagaaagaagaataaggGCATACTGAAGGGCAACACAGAAAGCAGCAATAATGGAGAAGATTTAAAGCTAAAGTCTAGAGAAGAAGGCAAAGAGAAGAATATCATAGATGAAGAGCATAAAAATAAGAGCAATCAACCTAAAAGGAACCAAAAGCCAATCATTGAGTTGGGAAAGCACAAgcaaagaaagagaaatgaagGAAAGCATGGCTCGGCAGACAGTAGAATTATGAGtcaaaagaatgaagaaacacATGATGGCCCCAAAAAGGGCCAACatgatgaaaagaaagaaaaaatcggTGGTATGATCTTCATGTGCAATGCAAAGACCAAGCCAGATTGTTTTCGCTATCGTGTAATGGGTGTCACGATAAGTAAAAAAGATGTTGTGATGGGTGTCAAACCTGGGCTTAAAATTTTTCTctatgattttgatttgaagctTCTTTATGGGATTTATACAGCATCCTCCTCTGGTGGCATGAGACTTGAACCAAGAGCTTTTGGTGGGGCATTCCCTGTTCAG GTAAGGTTCAGTATTGAGAAGGACTGTTTTCCACTTCCTGAGAGTGTTTTTAAACAGGCCATCAAGGAAAATTATGATGAAAAGAACAAATTCAAAACAGAGCTTACTGTTAAACAA GCTAGGAAGCTCAAAGAGCTTTTCCGACCTGCTGAAGTACATTCAACTGCGCTGCCTGTCAGCACTCCACTAGTTGCTAAAGAAGTGTGGCCTCATGCTCACAAGGTAGCTCTTGCTAGCGATCCTTATACCCATGGCGATTCTAGTAGTTATCACTCCCTGCCTCATGAAAGGGATCATCAGCATATTGCATACAGAGGTACGACAACTATACCGAGAGTGGAAATTCCTAGGGAGTTTTACCCAACTGAAAAGGAGTATCGATCTCATGGTCTTCGTGGAGATAGAAGAAAGTTAAATCCCCCTCCTCATGTTACTCCTCCTATTGAAACATACCAAATGGACTATGAAAGAGTGCATCTTCTGAGACAGCCGGACCATTTATATATGGAGGCCGTCCCTGCACAGAGAGAGACTGTTCGTGCAGATCCTCTCTACATTAATGAAAAAGAGTATCAGGCTTATGGTCTTGGCACTAGACGGGAAATGCCCACCTCTGTTCCTGTTGCAACTGCTGCGACTGCTTTAAGCTTCTATAAAGAGGATCCGTACCATGCTTATCATTATGGTACTTCATCAGTAGAACCTTATTTGCCACCTCTGAGGAGAGAGGAAGCCCCTTCAGCTTCTTATTCTATTGGTGGAACACATCCACTTGAGACTGCTCATTTACATGCGACAGAAAATGATCGAGTGGGTAGCTTATACTCTGCATATGATGCTGCTGCTCTGCAGCCCAGTAACCAGACACAGCATTATGAGGCTGCTCAGCCTGAAGCCGCACCCGGGCCTGTTTCATCTCGGTACTCATTTGCTGGTCTATCGTATTCATACCGCTGA
- the LOC122314690 gene encoding uncharacterized protein LOC122314690 isoform X2 has product MEREKNREAETPPDASTKPESNMKEQVNKNKSGTSAEASMKPDSIKKEGEAPAEAYTGPESSRKKTPKSLKAKSKITKESLDSNFLNSRKDKGGRQARWRQRKKNKGILKGNTESSNNGEDLKLKSREEGKEKNIIDEEHKNKSNQPKRNQKPIIELGKHKQRKRNEGKHGSADSRIMSQKNEETHDGPKKGQHDEKKEKIGGMIFMCNAKTKPDCFRYRVMGVTISKKDVVMGVKPGLKIFLYDFDLKLLYGIYTASSSGGMRLEPRAFGGAFPVQARKLKELFRPAEVHSTALPVSTPLVAKEVWPHAHKVALASDPYTHGDSSSYHSLPHERDHQHIAYRGTTTIPRVEIPREFYPTEKEYRSHGLRGDRRKLNPPPHVTPPIETYQMDYERVHLLRQPDHLYMEAVPAQRETVRADPLYINEKEYQAYGLGTRREMPTSVPVATAATALSFYKEDPYHAYHYGTSSVEPYLPPLRREEAPSASYSIGGTHPLETAHLHATENDRVGSLYSAYDAAALQPSNQTQHYEAAQPEAAPGPVSSRYSFAGLSYSYR; this is encoded by the exons ATGGAACGGGAAAAGAATAGGGAAGCAGAGACTCCTCCAGATGCGTCTACTAAACCAGAGTCTAACATGAAGGAACaagtaaacaaaaataaatcagGCACTTCTGCTGAGGCATCTATGAAACCAGATTCTATCAAGAAGGAAGGAGAAGCTCCTGCAGAGGCATATACTGGACCAGAGTCATCAAGAAAGAAAACCCCAAAATCAttaaaggccaaatctaaaatTACAAAGGAGTCTCTTGATAGTAACTTCTTGAACTCCAGAAAAGATAAAGGTGGTCGACAGGCTCGGTGGagacaaagaaagaagaataaggGCATACTGAAGGGCAACACAGAAAGCAGCAATAATGGAGAAGATTTAAAGCTAAAGTCTAGAGAAGAAGGCAAAGAGAAGAATATCATAGATGAAGAGCATAAAAATAAGAGCAATCAACCTAAAAGGAACCAAAAGCCAATCATTGAGTTGGGAAAGCACAAgcaaagaaagagaaatgaagGAAAGCATGGCTCGGCAGACAGTAGAATTATGAGtcaaaagaatgaagaaacacATGATGGCCCCAAAAAGGGCCAACatgatgaaaagaaagaaaaaatcggTGGTATGATCTTCATGTGCAATGCAAAGACCAAGCCAGATTGTTTTCGCTATCGTGTAATGGGTGTCACGATAAGTAAAAAAGATGTTGTGATGGGTGTCAAACCTGGGCTTAAAATTTTTCTctatgattttgatttgaagctTCTTTATGGGATTTATACAGCATCCTCCTCTGGTGGCATGAGACTTGAACCAAGAGCTTTTGGTGGGGCATTCCCTGTTCAG GCTAGGAAGCTCAAAGAGCTTTTCCGACCTGCTGAAGTACATTCAACTGCGCTGCCTGTCAGCACTCCACTAGTTGCTAAAGAAGTGTGGCCTCATGCTCACAAGGTAGCTCTTGCTAGCGATCCTTATACCCATGGCGATTCTAGTAGTTATCACTCCCTGCCTCATGAAAGGGATCATCAGCATATTGCATACAGAGGTACGACAACTATACCGAGAGTGGAAATTCCTAGGGAGTTTTACCCAACTGAAAAGGAGTATCGATCTCATGGTCTTCGTGGAGATAGAAGAAAGTTAAATCCCCCTCCTCATGTTACTCCTCCTATTGAAACATACCAAATGGACTATGAAAGAGTGCATCTTCTGAGACAGCCGGACCATTTATATATGGAGGCCGTCCCTGCACAGAGAGAGACTGTTCGTGCAGATCCTCTCTACATTAATGAAAAAGAGTATCAGGCTTATGGTCTTGGCACTAGACGGGAAATGCCCACCTCTGTTCCTGTTGCAACTGCTGCGACTGCTTTAAGCTTCTATAAAGAGGATCCGTACCATGCTTATCATTATGGTACTTCATCAGTAGAACCTTATTTGCCACCTCTGAGGAGAGAGGAAGCCCCTTCAGCTTCTTATTCTATTGGTGGAACACATCCACTTGAGACTGCTCATTTACATGCGACAGAAAATGATCGAGTGGGTAGCTTATACTCTGCATATGATGCTGCTGCTCTGCAGCCCAGTAACCAGACACAGCATTATGAGGCTGCTCAGCCTGAAGCCGCACCCGGGCCTGTTTCATCTCGGTACTCATTTGCTGGTCTATCGTATTCATACCGCTGA